A stretch of the Dyella telluris genome encodes the following:
- a CDS encoding ATP-binding protein gives MASSASRIQQGVADVRDEGAGAVNNVTPLVNPHVSMPRPPSTGRKFEFGPFVYLPEQQRLLRGEATVALGNRAMDVLSALVERPGEVLSKDELMARVWPTTIVEEGNLKVHVAALRRALHDGLQDQNYIATVVGRGYRFVAPVLCSRASHDAGTTTTPTDASSTAQSLRPASASVIGRADLIEDVIGQLPSKRLISLVGPGGVGKTVVARAISEELTSRQRMDAAFVDLSSITDERLAISAIVQSAGLLLHPVHARLSLLNQIRDRSMLLVLDGCEGLLHTVASFVEKVVALAAGVMVLVTSREPLLVRGEHVLRMRPLSLPSAGGDFTLADILRHPAAELFVVRARAARLDLPLRDSEAQAISRICRRLDGLPLAIELAAGRVDAFGIHELERILDDGLELLNQGWRTAPGRHQTLEAITDWSYQFLSPPEQALLGRLSVFPWTFTLAAAESIAGGQGVDAVATAGLLANLVAKSLVMAETSSRPAVYRLLETTRCYALKRLEDEHESGLYQARYADYCRQDRVGVASDES, from the coding sequence ATGGCTAGCTCGGCATCCCGCATTCAACAGGGCGTTGCGGACGTTCGCGATGAGGGCGCCGGGGCCGTAAACAACGTCACTCCCCTCGTTAACCCGCACGTGTCGATGCCTCGTCCGCCATCCACTGGACGGAAATTTGAATTTGGTCCGTTCGTCTATCTTCCCGAGCAACAAAGGTTGCTGCGTGGCGAAGCGACGGTGGCGCTGGGCAATCGCGCCATGGACGTGCTGAGCGCCCTGGTGGAGCGACCCGGGGAAGTACTGTCCAAGGACGAGCTCATGGCGCGCGTCTGGCCAACCACCATCGTTGAGGAAGGCAATCTCAAGGTGCATGTCGCTGCCTTGAGGCGCGCGTTGCACGATGGACTACAAGACCAGAACTATATCGCGACGGTGGTAGGGCGCGGCTACCGATTCGTGGCGCCAGTGCTGTGTAGTCGCGCCAGCCACGATGCCGGCACGACTACGACACCTACGGATGCCTCAAGCACTGCGCAATCGTTGCGTCCAGCGTCCGCCTCCGTCATCGGTCGTGCGGATTTGATTGAAGATGTCATTGGCCAGCTGCCATCCAAAAGACTGATTTCGCTGGTCGGCCCGGGCGGCGTCGGCAAAACGGTGGTGGCGCGCGCGATATCCGAGGAGTTGACGAGCCGGCAGCGCATGGACGCGGCATTTGTCGATCTGTCTTCCATCACCGACGAGCGACTTGCCATAAGTGCCATTGTGCAGTCGGCCGGACTTCTGCTGCACCCTGTCCACGCCCGATTGTCGCTCTTGAACCAGATTCGCGACCGGTCCATGCTGCTGGTGCTGGATGGGTGCGAGGGGCTACTGCACACAGTCGCCTCGTTCGTGGAAAAAGTCGTCGCTCTGGCTGCCGGCGTCATGGTGCTGGTCACCAGTCGCGAGCCGTTGTTGGTTCGTGGCGAGCACGTGCTACGCATGCGACCGTTGTCGCTACCCAGCGCTGGCGGGGATTTCACGCTGGCGGATATCTTGCGTCATCCTGCTGCAGAGCTTTTTGTGGTGCGGGCGCGGGCTGCGCGTCTGGACCTTCCTCTGCGCGACAGCGAAGCACAAGCCATTTCGCGTATCTGCCGACGCCTGGATGGTTTGCCGCTGGCCATTGAACTGGCAGCCGGTCGAGTTGATGCCTTCGGTATCCATGAACTGGAGCGGATTCTTGATGACGGCTTGGAGCTGCTGAACCAGGGGTGGCGCACGGCACCGGGGCGTCACCAGACCCTTGAGGCCATCACAGACTGGAGCTACCAATTCCTCAGCCCGCCGGAGCAGGCGTTGTTAGGTCGCCTGTCGGTGTTTCCATGGACATTCACGCTTGCCGCAGCAGAGAGTATCGCGGGCGGGCAGGGTGTGGATGCCGTAGCCACTGCGGGCTTGTTGGCCAACCTGGTTGCAAAGTCACTTGTGATGGCTGAAACAAGTTCTCGCCCCGCGGTCTATCGCCTGCTGGAGACCACGCGTTGCTACGCGCTCAAGCGGCTCGAGGACGAGCATGAAAGTGGCCTCTATCAGGCGCGCTACGCCGACTATTGCCGGCAGGACCGGGTTGGCGTTGCCAGCGACGAGAGTTGA
- a CDS encoding aldo/keto reductase, giving the protein MKLRNALVSGPLGFGAAPLGNMFRNISDEEAQATLDAAWDAGTRFYDTAPFYGAGLSEVRLGAMLSQHRRDDYILSTKVGRLVLDELESSPPEFGEKGDIFRYGRRNRVVHDYSGDGTLRSIEDSLERLRLDRIDFVWVHDIAQDFYGDDWLARFEEARKGAFVVLSRLRDEGVIKGWGLGVNKVQPVEILLDLSEARPDATLLAGRYSLLDHELALQRLMPAAAAQGVDIVVGGPYSSGVLVGGEHFEYGAVPPHVAAKVETIRTLCASFGVPVKAAALQFSLAHPASAAVIPGASKPERIREDHAALRTLIPADFWHELRRQGVVSPDAPLPVDR; this is encoded by the coding sequence ATGAAGCTACGCAATGCACTGGTCAGCGGCCCACTTGGATTTGGCGCTGCTCCGCTTGGAAATATGTTCCGGAACATTTCCGATGAGGAAGCTCAGGCCACCCTTGACGCCGCATGGGATGCCGGCACCCGTTTCTACGATACGGCGCCTTTCTACGGCGCAGGCCTTTCGGAGGTCCGCCTTGGCGCTATGCTTTCGCAGCATCGGCGGGACGACTACATACTGAGCACCAAGGTCGGTCGATTGGTGCTGGATGAACTAGAGAGCAGCCCTCCCGAATTTGGTGAAAAGGGAGACATCTTCCGGTACGGTCGTCGAAACCGAGTGGTGCACGATTACAGTGGGGATGGCACGTTACGGTCCATTGAGGACAGCTTGGAGCGGCTGCGGCTCGATCGCATCGATTTTGTGTGGGTGCACGATATCGCGCAGGACTTCTACGGGGACGATTGGCTGGCCCGCTTCGAGGAGGCGCGCAAAGGCGCCTTCGTGGTATTGAGTAGGCTGCGTGACGAGGGCGTAATCAAGGGCTGGGGATTGGGCGTCAACAAGGTCCAGCCTGTCGAGATTCTGCTCGATCTTTCCGAAGCACGACCGGATGCGACGCTGCTGGCGGGCCGGTATTCGTTACTGGATCACGAGCTGGCACTGCAACGCCTGATGCCTGCCGCTGCTGCACAAGGCGTGGATATCGTGGTGGGCGGACCTTATAGCTCGGGTGTGTTGGTGGGCGGCGAGCATTTTGAATATGGTGCCGTGCCGCCGCACGTCGCCGCGAAAGTGGAAACGATCCGCACCTTATGTGCCAGCTTTGGCGTGCCCGTTAAAGCGGCAGCACTCCAGTTTTCGCTTGCGCATCCGGCGTCCGCAGCAGTGATTCCAGGCGCCAGCAAACCTGAGCGCATCCGGGAAGACCACGCGGCGCTTAGAACCCTCATTCCAGCGGACTTCTGGCATGAGCTTCGCCGTCAGGGCGTCGTTTCTCCCGACGCACCGTTACCCGTCGATCGATAG
- a CDS encoding putative quinol monooxygenase, translating into MKIISILAAKPGKRKELERLLRCVAKMGRSEPGNFHYNVWQDPADPNVFLLDELYLDDEAKAAHQCSAHAASLMSRIADVSAFTTMVVQAVDVT; encoded by the coding sequence GTGAAGATCATTAGCATCCTGGCGGCCAAACCAGGCAAGCGGAAAGAGTTGGAGAGGCTATTGCGCTGCGTGGCGAAGATGGGACGCTCTGAGCCGGGGAATTTCCACTACAACGTCTGGCAGGACCCTGCAGACCCCAACGTGTTCCTGCTCGACGAGCTGTACCTGGACGACGAAGCCAAGGCGGCGCACCAGTGCTCGGCGCACGCGGCATCGCTGATGTCGCGTATCGCCGACGTGTCCGCCTTTACTACGATGGTGGTTCAGGCAGTCGATGTCACCTAG
- a CDS encoding helix-turn-helix domain-containing protein, producing MQSAYYTKQIAKRFHLPDATTLVSGVAGVSPILASRLCCGSIDHGTVESPPCIDAYTIQVAMKPVASLELRLQGRKVSMDGLPEGGIVLLSLECSPVKTFYSAFDLVRFEMSKSAIDSLSLASGEKVIEGLRRPPPGHKDLILFRLARMLLPSFCRTDEVDSLFMDQVSLALHSHVVRTYAGPRDDPRPLKSGLTSLQIRRASEFIEAHMASRLFITDLARECCVSTKYFARAFRRTFGMPPYQWLQERRVDRAQHFLRVRTMDLQQIAVACGFTSQSHFTRVFASITGSSPGAWRRYMHHHSPLPLRWQ from the coding sequence ATGCAGTCGGCGTATTACACCAAGCAGATCGCGAAGCGCTTTCATTTGCCCGATGCAACCACGCTGGTATCGGGCGTGGCGGGCGTGTCTCCCATTCTGGCGTCGAGATTGTGTTGCGGGTCGATCGATCACGGTACCGTCGAATCACCGCCTTGCATTGATGCCTACACCATCCAGGTTGCGATGAAACCCGTTGCATCCCTCGAACTTCGACTACAGGGAAGGAAGGTGTCAATGGATGGATTGCCGGAGGGCGGCATCGTTCTCTTGAGCCTTGAATGCAGCCCGGTCAAGACGTTTTACTCAGCATTCGACCTGGTACGTTTCGAAATGTCAAAAAGCGCCATCGACTCGCTTTCCTTGGCATCGGGTGAAAAGGTAATCGAAGGCCTGAGGCGCCCGCCGCCGGGCCATAAGGACCTCATTCTTTTTCGTTTGGCGCGGATGCTCTTGCCAAGCTTTTGCAGGACGGACGAGGTCGATTCACTTTTCATGGACCAGGTTTCACTTGCGTTGCACTCGCACGTGGTGCGCACCTACGCTGGACCGCGTGACGATCCTCGTCCGCTCAAAAGCGGTCTGACATCCTTGCAGATACGACGGGCATCCGAGTTCATCGAGGCCCATATGGCGAGCCGCCTTTTCATTACGGATCTGGCGCGCGAGTGCTGTGTTTCCACGAAGTATTTCGCGCGCGCGTTTCGGCGTACCTTCGGTATGCCTCCTTACCAGTGGCTTCAGGAGAGGCGAGTCGATCGAGCGCAACATTTTCTGCGAGTTCGCACCATGGATCTGCAGCAGATTGCTGTCGCGTGTGGATTCACAAGTCAGAGTCACTTTACGCGTGTCTTTGCGTCGATTACCGGATCGTCACCGGGCGCATGGCGACGATACATGCATCATCATTCTCCTTTGCCACTGCGATGGCAGTAG
- a CDS encoding AraC family transcriptional regulator, protein MPYWSHQIYDVPSHRGDRVIDSGVGLQLVRMSGSDLARHPLRYRGDMAILVVIPYDGCLTLRLGAEKTVCIDGDRSVWLLGLERGVVIDGSHDAAFIAMKVTLIALERLTLKRGVRFGGSSAPTRYPADCALESAIDALCEYAFSGNEDGKDNPVFSSAVGTAIQYHLLRGYGGMASQHNDAGGALAPWQLKLVKEWVLGHLGVKPNAATLARMCGISVSHFRRAFLVSTGTTLQRWIVQQRVKQVCRDLVGTCLTTADVAQRWGFSDQSHLTRSFAAVLGTTPARWRRAHLADATRLTTGSLISEPLAPHESASFTKVPMPFAWLHGRGPSPSRMAEAHELPFQLPGE, encoded by the coding sequence ATGCCCTACTGGTCGCACCAGATATATGACGTGCCGAGCCACCGTGGCGACCGTGTGATCGACAGCGGGGTGGGCCTTCAACTTGTAAGGATGTCCGGGAGTGATCTCGCGCGGCATCCTCTGCGCTATCGCGGGGATATGGCCATATTGGTGGTCATTCCCTACGACGGGTGCTTGACGCTTAGGCTGGGTGCCGAAAAAACGGTCTGCATCGATGGTGACCGATCCGTGTGGCTGCTCGGTCTCGAGCGGGGCGTCGTGATTGATGGCAGTCACGATGCAGCGTTCATTGCCATGAAGGTCACCTTGATTGCCCTGGAACGCCTGACTTTGAAGCGCGGCGTTAGGTTCGGCGGCTCTTCGGCGCCGACACGGTACCCTGCCGATTGTGCTCTTGAAAGCGCGATCGATGCACTGTGTGAGTACGCCTTCAGCGGTAACGAGGATGGCAAGGATAATCCCGTATTTTCCAGCGCTGTCGGAACAGCCATTCAGTATCACCTGTTACGTGGGTACGGGGGAATGGCATCGCAACATAACGACGCCGGAGGCGCGCTCGCGCCCTGGCAACTGAAGCTCGTCAAGGAGTGGGTCCTTGGCCATCTCGGGGTCAAGCCCAATGCGGCGACCCTGGCCCGAATGTGCGGAATATCCGTTTCGCATTTTCGCCGGGCGTTCCTGGTGAGCACAGGTACGACCTTGCAGCGGTGGATTGTCCAGCAGCGTGTGAAGCAGGTTTGTCGAGATCTGGTGGGGACGTGCCTGACAACGGCAGACGTTGCCCAGCGCTGGGGTTTCTCGGACCAGAGCCATTTGACACGCAGTTTCGCGGCTGTGCTTGGTACGACACCCGCGCGTTGGCGTCGCGCACATCTTGCCGATGCCACGCGATTGACGACCGGCAGTTTGATTTCCGAGCCTTTGGCTCCGCATGAGAGCGCCTCATTCACCAAAGTACCCATGCCCTTCGCCTGGCTCCATGGCAGGGGGCCTTCACCATCGCGCATGGCTGAAGCACATGAACTCCCGTTTCAATTGCCGGGCGAATGA
- a CDS encoding alkene reductase, with translation MSKTTLFSKGKVGAIDVANRIAMAPLTRSRSGMDGVQSPLAIEYYRQRASAGLIVTEATNISQQARGYAYTPGIYTGAQVEAWAPVTRAVHDAGGRIVVQLWHVGRMSHTSLQAGGGSPVAPSAIQGGDEIFTESGPARPSMPRALRIDEIPGIIQDYRHAGQLAKDAGFDGVEIHSANCYLLEQFIRDSTNQRTDAYGGSVQNRTRLVVEVANAICEAWESDRVGIRLSPITHAVGDTPLDSDPQSTYGYLAEQLGKMKLAYLHCVEGQTRGENASDAFDFKALHAAFGGTYMANNSYNRELASRAIESGHADIIAFGRPFIGNPDLVSRLQHDYQCVDAPTDTYYGGGAKGYVDFPPYTT, from the coding sequence ATGAGCAAGACAACCTTGTTTTCCAAAGGAAAAGTCGGTGCCATCGACGTTGCCAACCGCATCGCCATGGCTCCGCTCACGCGCTCAAGGTCGGGCATGGATGGCGTGCAGTCTCCGCTGGCCATCGAGTACTACCGGCAGCGCGCCTCCGCCGGACTGATTGTCACCGAGGCCACGAATATCTCGCAGCAGGCACGCGGGTACGCTTACACGCCTGGTATCTACACCGGCGCCCAGGTCGAGGCATGGGCGCCCGTGACCAGGGCGGTGCATGACGCTGGCGGACGCATCGTGGTGCAGCTTTGGCACGTCGGGCGCATGTCCCACACCAGTCTGCAAGCAGGTGGCGGCAGTCCGGTGGCGCCTTCGGCGATTCAGGGTGGTGACGAAATTTTCACCGAATCGGGGCCCGCGAGGCCTTCCATGCCAAGGGCACTGCGTATCGACGAAATCCCGGGCATCATCCAGGATTACCGGCATGCGGGCCAGCTCGCCAAGGACGCCGGCTTTGACGGCGTCGAAATCCACTCTGCCAATTGTTACCTGCTTGAGCAATTCATCCGCGACAGCACCAACCAGCGTACCGATGCCTATGGTGGTTCGGTGCAGAACCGCACACGACTGGTTGTGGAGGTTGCCAACGCCATCTGCGAAGCCTGGGAAAGTGATCGCGTCGGTATTCGACTTTCGCCGATCACTCATGCCGTGGGTGATACGCCGCTCGACAGCGACCCGCAGTCAACCTACGGCTACCTGGCGGAACAGCTCGGCAAAATGAAGCTAGCCTACCTTCATTGCGTCGAAGGGCAGACACGCGGGGAGAACGCCTCCGATGCGTTCGATTTCAAGGCGTTGCATGCGGCTTTTGGTGGAACTTACATGGCCAACAACAGCTACAACCGCGAACTGGCGTCGCGGGCCATCGAGAGCGGACATGCGGATATCATTGCTTTTGGTCGTCCGTTTATCGGCAATCCGGATCTCGTATCGCGCCTGCAGCACGACTATCAATGCGTCGATGCCCCGACGGACACCTACTACGGCGGTGGCGCCAAGGGGTACGTCGATTTCCCACCCTACACCACCTAG